The genomic window CAGCAGGTCGTTCTCATCCCCGCCCGTGCCGTGCAGCAACAGCAGCGGTGGGCCGCTGCCTTCGGTGCCGCGCTCGAAGCGGTGCCGGAAGCCCAGCTCCTCAGGATTGGTCATGGTCGCACTCCTATTCAGGCTGGAACTCAGGCCAGCGCCGGCAACGACGCCTCGATCACGGAGCGATGCGCCTCCAGAAAGCCCGGCAGCTTCAGCGACTGCCCCAGTTCCACCGCCGGCTCATCCACCGCGAAACCCGGAATATCGGTCGCGATCTCGAACAGCACATGGCCGGGCTCGCGGAAATAGAGCGAGCGGAAATAGTTGCGGTCCTTCTGCTCCGTCGTATGGATGCCGTGGTTGGCAGCCAGCTTCCGCTGCATCTCCATCTCCTCCGCGTCATCCGCGGCACGGAAGGCCAGGTGGTGCACCGAGCCACGCCCCAGCCGCGCCGGCAGGAAATCGCCTACCGAGCGCAGGTCGATGATGCCGCCCACCGTGCTGCCGGGCACCTGATAGCGCGTCACATTGCCGTCCTTCGCAGCCTTGGCGAAGCCGAAGACATCGCTGAGGATCGCGCCCGTGGCGGCACCATCCGCCAGCATCAGGCTGACGCTATGGAATCCGCGGATGGCGAATTCCGCCGGAATTTCCTGGTTTTCCCAGGCGGGTTCGGCCTCGATACCCGGCACGCCGGCCAGCGCCAGCCGCATCCCGTCCGAATCCCGGAAGGAAAGCACCGTCTCGCCGAAGCGCGTGCTGCGCTCGGGCGCGTAGGGCATCAGCCGCTGCATCCAGAATCCGATGGCGCCTTGCGGCACGCGGAAGACGGTTTCCTGCAACTCGCCCGTGCCCTGGCGGCCAGGGGCGGCATGTTCCCAGGGGAAGAAGGTCAGGATGGTGCCGGGGCTGCCGGCGCCGTCACCATAGTAGAAATGGTAGGTGCCGGGATCGTCGAAATTCACCGTCTTCTTCACCAGGCGCAGGCCCAGGACCCGTGTGTAAAAGTCCAGGTTGCGCCGCGCCGGGCCGGCGATGGCGGTGACGTGGTGGATGCCGTGCTTGGCCATGATGTTGCGTCCTTGTGAGGCGGGGTGCCTCGTTGGGACAGGAGATTAGGATCGCGGGCCTCTGGGACCAGCGAAAACGGATTGCGTTGGTGCAATGTTATACGTGCACGAATAGCTTTGGCATTGCATGTTCGCCTGGGCCAGACTGCTGCGGACAGCCATGCCGGAGGTGGAAGTGCAGGCTCCGAGGGATGCCGCCAGGAGTATTGCCTGGGATGATTTCCGGCTGATCAAGGCCGTGGCCGAGGCGCGCAACCTGCCGGCCGCCGCCGCGCGCCTGGGCATCAACCATTCCACCGTCTTCCGCCGTCTGCGGCAGATCGAGGCTCTGCTGGGCTTCCCGCTCTTCGAGCGGCACCGCACCGGCTATGCACCGACCCCGGCCGGGGAGCAGATGGCCGCCCTGGCCGCGCGGGTGGATGAGGATATCACCGCCGTCACCCGCCATCTGGCCGGACAGGCGCCGGCAGCAGCCGGCGAAGTACGCATCGCCACCAGCGATGCCCTTCTATCAGGGCTGCTGATGCCAATGCTGGCGCGGCTCCGGCAGGCGCATCCGGCCATCCGGCTGGATGTGGTGACGGGAAATGAGGCGCTGAACCTCTCCCGCCGCGATGCCGATATCGCCATCCGCGCCACGGACGCGCCGCCGGAAACGCTGGTGGGGCGTCGGCTCGGGCGTATCGCCTGGGCGCCATACGGCCGGGCCGAAGATGTTCCAGGCGGCTCGCCTCCGCTGGCAGAGCTATTGGCCGGGAGTGACTGGCTCTCCCCCGGCGATAACCTTTCCGGGTTGAGGGCGGCGCGCTTCCTGCGCCAGCGGGTGCCGGCCGAGCGCATCGCCGGCCGCTTCGACACGGTGGGCGGGCTGGTGGCGGGGGTGGAGGCGGGGCTGGGAATAGCCCACCTGCCCTGCTTCCTCGGCGATAAGCGTGCCGCTCTGGTGCGGCTGGCACCGCCCGAGCCCGACCTTGCCACCGATCTCTGGCTGCTGACGCATCCCGACCTCCGGCAGACTCCGCGCATCCGCGTGCTGATGGATGCCCTGGCCGCCGGGGTCGCGCGCATGCAGCCCTTGATCGAGGGCGCCGCCCCGGATTGAGGCGGCTTCCGCGTCAGATCACCTTGCCGGCCCGCAGCCCGGCGATTTCCTCCGCCGTGAAGCCGAATTCCCGCAGGACCGCGTCGGTGTGCTGGCCCCGCTCCGGTGTCGGCGCGCGGGGCG from Roseomonas marmotae includes these protein-coding regions:
- a CDS encoding ring-cleaving dioxygenase translates to MAKHGIHHVTAIAGPARRNLDFYTRVLGLRLVKKTVNFDDPGTYHFYYGDGAGSPGTILTFFPWEHAAPGRQGTGELQETVFRVPQGAIGFWMQRLMPYAPERSTRFGETVLSFRDSDGMRLALAGVPGIEAEPAWENQEIPAEFAIRGFHSVSLMLADGAATGAILSDVFGFAKAAKDGNVTRYQVPGSTVGGIIDLRSVGDFLPARLGRGSVHHLAFRAADDAEEMEMQRKLAANHGIHTTEQKDRNYFRSLYFREPGHVLFEIATDIPGFAVDEPAVELGQSLKLPGFLEAHRSVIEASLPALA
- a CDS encoding LysR family transcriptional regulator, with amino-acid sequence MPEVEVQAPRDAARSIAWDDFRLIKAVAEARNLPAAAARLGINHSTVFRRLRQIEALLGFPLFERHRTGYAPTPAGEQMAALAARVDEDITAVTRHLAGQAPAAAGEVRIATSDALLSGLLMPMLARLRQAHPAIRLDVVTGNEALNLSRRDADIAIRATDAPPETLVGRRLGRIAWAPYGRAEDVPGGSPPLAELLAGSDWLSPGDNLSGLRAARFLRQRVPAERIAGRFDTVGGLVAGVEAGLGIAHLPCFLGDKRAALVRLAPPEPDLATDLWLLTHPDLRQTPRIRVLMDALAAGVARMQPLIEGAAPD